GCCGACGGATTGCTCCACGCAACTCATGGACCGACGTTGTGGGGGGCAGCGGAGCTCCGAATGAGACCGTGACGGGGTAGGGAAGCTGTTCCGGTAATTTCCACAGAAACCGACCACGATTGAAGCTGAAGATGCTGCCCCAGACGCGATCAAGGTGCACGGGAATGATCGGAACGGTTCGCCCCTTGACGATCCGTTCAAATCCACGCCGGAACGGCAGGAGCGTGCCGGTGCGGGTAATCTGTCCCTCAGGGAAAATGCAGACGAGATCGCCGTGATCGAGCGCGGCACCTGCTTCCCGGAGTGCTTTGAGAATGACCCGCAACCCACCATGGGACGAGATGGGAATCACGCCGAGCACCTTCATGAAGGGTTTGAAGATCGGTAGTTCGGCATATTGGGCATCGACCACGAATCGTACTGGGCGATCGAGGCTGGCGATCAGGAGCAGTCCATCCACAAACGAGACGTGGTTGGGAACCAACAAGGCGCCTCCGGACGGCGTCACGTGCGCCTCTCCGATGATGCGAAGACGATAGAGGGTGTTGGTGAGCAGCACGAGGATGAGTCGAAGCAGGGTATCGGGCAGCAGCCACAGGGCATAGAGCATACCGGCCAGGGTCATGCCGGCGGTCGCCAGGAAGATGCTGGTGGTCGAGAGTCCGGCGTTGGCCAACCATCCACCGGAGAGTGAACCGAGCAAGATGCCTGTGAAGACACAGGTATTGGACATGGAGATGACAGCTCCACGCCGATCAGGCGGTGATTTCCATTGAAGGATGGCGTTCAACGAGACAAAGATGAAGGCGCTGGCAATGCCGAGTGCGCCCAAGAGAAGAAATGTTCCCGAGAGTGGAGGTGCCAGAAGCCCAAGAAGGAGCAATGCGAGGAACACGCCGATCGCGCCCAAGGGGATCAGCCCGTACTCCACACGGTTGCGTGAAATCTTTCCCACTACAATGGCGCCGATGCCGATGCCGATCGACAAGAGCGTGAGCGGAAGCCCGGACATCGCGTCGGAGAGTCGGAGCACCGCTTTGGCGTAGACGATCACGTTTTGCATAAACAGACTGGCGATCGTCCAGAAGAAGATTTCCATGGGGATGGCCATCTGCAACATGCGTTCGGTGCGAATCGCCGCCCAGGCACCACGAACCGTGGCTCCTATACCACCCTCGGCGCGAGCCGGTGATACCGGTGGAATGGAGAACGCCGTGACGAGACCGACAACTGATAGTCCCGTCAGCACGAGCGGAGCCAGCCATGTGTGAGATCCGGCCGTCTGCAATAAGATCCCTCCGGCGGCTGTCCCTGTCAGGATGGCCGCAAAGGTCCACAGCTCAAGCAGACCATTTCCGGCAGCCAGACGTTCATGGGGGATCAGCTCCGGAAGAATTCCATATTTCGATGGGCTGAAGAGCGCACTATGAACACCCATCCCGCAGAGGACGATCAAGGGAAGCATGCCGCCGGCAGGATTCAACCAGAGCGCGATGGTGCCGGCTGCCATCAGCAAAACCTCGACAACTTTGATGGTGAGGATGACGGTGCGCTTGCTGATACGATCGGCGAGGGTGCCGCCGACCAGCGACAGGAGTACCAGCGGTAGGGTGAAGATGACGAAGGCCGTCGCGGTTTGGGTTTGAGCGACGGTTTCCAGCTCAGGGCCTGGAGCCATCCCAGCCGTCGCCTGCCGGATGGCCAGCAAGGCGACCATCAGTTTCCAGGCATTGTCATTGAAGGCTCCGCAGAATTGGGCAATCAGGAGCCCACGAAGGGAGCGGGAAATTGGTTGTTGGGCCGGACCGGTCGTCGTGGTCATTCGTGCGGGCTATTGTGCCCGATTGTGAGGGGTGGGGGAAATAGGCAACCCTTCCAGTTCCATAATTCTCAGTGCATTGGTCGTTGGGCAGGGTCCTGGCCTCAGCCGGTAGTCGAACGTGAGAGTTCCGTCTGCCACCGTTTCTTGGAAATGGGCGTTTCGTAATCGTGGGATGGCCTGTTCCAGGTCCGCCAACTCCAAGTCATGCGTACTCACAAGACCAAATCCGTGCCCCTTCGAGAGTGCGGTGATATAGGCTTGGCTGCCGATGAGTCGTTCACGGTTGTTGGTACCCTTGAAGATCTCATCGATCAGAAAGAGCACGGGAGGCACGGTACGCTCCTGAGTCGCGTCGAGGATCGTTTTCAGTCGTTTCACTTCGGCGTAGAAGAACGAGAGCCCCGCATCGAGCGAGTCATCGACACGGATGCAACAAGCCAATCGGCTCCAGGTCCATTCAAATGAGCCGGCGCAAACCGGCGCGCCGGCCTGGGCGAGACAGAGGTTGATGCCGATGGTGCGTAAGAATGTACTCTTGCCGGACATATTTGAGCCGGTGATCAGGTAGATCGAGCCAAGTTCAGCCAGCTGGACATTGTTCGCGATGCGTGTCCGTGGGGATAGCAAGGGGTGTGCAAGCCGGCTTGCGCGGATGGTCGGAGAAAGCTCCTGTTGCCCCTCAGGGACGGTAAGCGGAGTCGGCCAAATATAGTCAGGATGGAGATACGCAAAGGTTGCGAGCGCCGACGCGGCTTCGACTTCCGCCAGCGCGTCGAGCCATTGCGGGAGGGCCTGTTGGATTCGGTCTTGTAGGTGGATCAGTCGCCGCAAGAACCAGAGGTCCCATGGGCCAATGGCATTGCTCGTCAGATGG
This genomic interval from Nitrospira sp. contains the following:
- a CDS encoding MFS transporter, with protein sequence MTTTTGPAQQPISRSLRGLLIAQFCGAFNDNAWKLMVALLAIRQATAGMAPGPELETVAQTQTATAFVIFTLPLVLLSLVGGTLADRISKRTVILTIKVVEVLLMAAGTIALWLNPAGGMLPLIVLCGMGVHSALFSPSKYGILPELIPHERLAAGNGLLELWTFAAILTGTAAGGILLQTAGSHTWLAPLVLTGLSVVGLVTAFSIPPVSPARAEGGIGATVRGAWAAIRTERMLQMAIPMEIFFWTIASLFMQNVIVYAKAVLRLSDAMSGLPLTLLSIGIGIGAIVVGKISRNRVEYGLIPLGAIGVFLALLLLGLLAPPLSGTFLLLGALGIASAFIFVSLNAILQWKSPPDRRGAVISMSNTCVFTGILLGSLSGGWLANAGLSTTSIFLATAGMTLAGMLYALWLLPDTLLRLILVLLTNTLYRLRIIGEAHVTPSGGALLVPNHVSFVDGLLLIASLDRPVRFVVDAQYAELPIFKPFMKVLGVIPISSHGGLRVILKALREAGAALDHGDLVCIFPEGQITRTGTLLPFRRGFERIVKGRTVPIIPVHLDRVWGSIFSFNRGRFLWKLPEQLPYPVTVSFGAPLPPTTSVHELRGAIRRLGETAWQLRKPHRRPLHREFIRSMRRHPFRLAMADQNRPHVSSLQALIGSIVLARTLRPYWSDQERVGVLLPPTVAGALVNVAVPLCGKTIVNLNYTVGKSGLEAAVQIAGLRTIVTSRLFVEKAKLDLPEGPSIIWLEDLAKTISNRHKLQAALLALFAPCRLIERACGQTTALTPDSLATIIFSSGSTGEPKGVMLSHFSVDSNCQGATQMLHLYQDERVLGILPFFHSFGYMVFWFVMSNNAPMIFHPSPLDAAAIGELIRKYRVTFLVTTPTFLQLYSRRWTPEQFSSVRVILTGAEKLPARLAQTVEDTFGVGPIEGYGVTECAPVIAVNSPDFRAAGYYQPASRRGTVGQPLPGVSVQIVDPDSYTPLPAGTPGMLLVKGPNVMNGYLGREDLTAQVMRDGWYITGDIAALDDDGFLTITDRLSRFSKIGGEMVPHGKVEEALQQASGAEMQVFAVTGLPDEKKGERLAVLHTLDEAVIPDILSKLSAMGLPNLFIPSRHHVVKVDALPVLGTGKLDLRGVKRIAAERLQGG